The following are from one region of the Amedibacterium intestinale genome:
- the pth gene encoding aminoacyl-tRNA hydrolase has translation MKLIVGLGNPGKEYENTRHNAGFSVLDAIAEYCHVEVTQKKFKALIALTRIDGEQVLLMKPQTYMNLSGEAVVEAMKFYRLQAKDILVIYDDMDMPVGKIRLREKGSAGGQNGMKNIIAHLHTQEFNRIRVGIGKDARVPVVNWVLGKIRKEEQEDFKKAVEQARDAAIFSLTHTFIDTMSRYNKK, from the coding sequence ATGAAACTGATCGTTGGTTTAGGAAATCCGGGTAAAGAATATGAAAATACAAGACATAATGCGGGCTTCAGTGTGCTTGATGCAATCGCAGAGTATTGCCATGTAGAAGTTACACAGAAAAAGTTTAAAGCACTGATTGCACTGACACGTATTGATGGAGAACAGGTGTTGTTGATGAAGCCGCAGACGTATATGAATTTATCTGGGGAAGCAGTGGTGGAAGCTATGAAGTTTTATCGTTTACAGGCAAAAGATATTCTGGTAATTTATGATGATATGGATATGCCGGTTGGAAAGATTCGTCTTCGTGAAAAAGGAAGTGCTGGTGGACAGAATGGAATGAAAAATATCATTGCCCATTTGCATACACAGGAATTTAATCGTATTCGTGTAGGGATTGGAAAAGATGCACGAGTACCGGTAGTAAACTGGGTGCTGGGAAAAATACGCAAAGAAGAACAGGAAGATTTTAAAAAGGCAGTGGAACAGGCAAGAGATGCGGCTATTTTTTCTTTAACGCATACGTTTATTGATACCATGAGCCGATATAATAAAAAGTAG